The segment GACCATGGCGTCGCGCTCGACCACGAAGTCGATGACGACGGGGCGGTCGGTGATCGCCATGGCCTCCTTGATGACGGTGTCGAGCTGGTCCTCGCTGTCGCAGCGCAGGCCCACGCACCCGTAGGCCTCCGCGAGCTTCACGAAGTCGGGGATGCGGCGCGCACCGATGGACTCCGGACCGGTGTTGAGGTCGGTGTTGGAGTAGCGACCCTCGTAGAACAGGGTCTGCCACTGGCGCACCATGCCGAGCGAGGAGTTGTTGATGACCGCGACCTTGATCGGGATGCCCTCGATGGCGCAGGTGGCGAGCTCCTGGTTGGTCATCTGGAAGCAGCCGTCGCCGTCGATCGCCCAGACGACCGAGTCGGGCAGCCCGACCTGGGCGCCCATCGCGGCCGGGACGGCATAGCCCATGGTGCCGGCGCCACCGGAGTTCAGCCACTGGCGCGGGCGCTCGAAGTCGATGAAGTGCGTCGACCACATCTGGTGCTGTCCGACCCCGGCCGCGTAGGTGGCGTCGGGTCCGGCGATGGCGCTGATCCGCTCGATGACGGTCTGCGGCGCGAGCCCCTCGGACGGCTTGTCGTAGCCGACCGGGAACCGGCCCTTGGTCGAGAGCATCCGCTCGCGCCAGGGTCCGTACTCCCCCTGCACGCCGGTCTCCTCGGCCTGCTTGCGCAACGTGACCACGAGGTCGGCGATGACCTCGCGGCAGTCGCCGACGATCGGCACGTCGACCTCGCGGTTCTTGCCGATCTCGGCCGGGTCGATGTCGGCGTGGATGACCTTGGCCCCGGGGGCGAACGTGTCGAGGTTGCCCGTGACCCGGTCGTCGAAGCGCGCGCCGAGCGAGATCAGCAGGTCGGACTTCTGCAGCGCTGCCACCGCGGCCACGGTCCCGTGCATGCCCGGCATGCCGAGGTTCAGCTCGTGGGAGTCGGGGAACGCGCCGCGCGCCATGAGCGTGGTGACCACGGGGATCTGCGTCAGCTCGACCAGCATGGCCAGCTCGGCCGCGGCGTCGGCCTTGATGACGCCGCCTCCGACGTAGAGCACCGGCCGCTCGGCGGCCGCGATGAGCCGTGCCGCCTCGCGCACCTGCTTGCCGTGCGGGCGGGTCGTGGGCCGGTAGCCCGGCAGGGCGAGCTCGTTCGGCCAGTGGAACGTCGTCGCGGCCTGCAGCGCGTCCTTCGCGATGTCGACGAGCACCGGCCCCGGACGTCCGGTGCCCGCGATGTGGAAGGCCTCGGCGACCACGCGCGGGATCTCGGCGGGGTCGGTGACCAGGTAGCTGTGCTTGGTGATCGGCATCGTGATGCCGCGGATGTCGGCCTCCTGGAAGCCGTCGGTGCCGATGAGGCTCGACGACACCTGACCGGTGATCGCGACGACCGGCACGGAGTCCATGTAGGCGTCGGCGATGGCCGTCACGAGGTTCGTGGCACCCGGGCCCGAGGTCGCCATGCAGACGCCGACGCGGCCGGTGACCATGGCGTACCCCTGCGCGGCATGCCCGGCGCCCTGCTCGTGACGCACCAGAACGTGCCGGATGCTCGAGTCGAACAGCGGGTCGTAGGCAGGCAGGATCGCACCGCCGGGGATGCCGAAGATGACCTCGACGCCGGCGTGCTCGAGGGAGCGGACGAGGCTCTGCGCACCCGTCAGCGTCTCGGTGCTCGGCCTCGTGACCTGTTCCGTCATCGGTCGTTCCTCGCTTCGGTCCACGGTTCTCGGGTGTTCTGGGCTGGGTGTTCCGGGTGGTGGTCGTGCTGCCGCCGGTCGCTCGTGACGCCGACCCGACGGTGTCCTCGCATGAAAAAACCCTCCGGCCAATGATGGCGTACGGAGGGTGACGCGAGACGGCGGGTCGTCGCGTCAGACATCTACTACGAGCAGCATGGCGTGCACCGTCCCAGTCTCGCCCTCGCCCGGGGCGTGGTCAAGTACTGAGACGCGACGTACCAGCATCCGGACTGGTCCCTCTTCCGCCCACGGCCCGGAACCCCCGCCGGGCCCTCTTCCGCCCACGGCCCGGAACCCCCGCCGGGCCCTCTTCCACCCACGGCCCGGAACCCCCGGCCGGGGGCGGCACCGCGTCAGCGGACCTTGCGCGTCGTCGTGCGCACCGTGGCCTTGGCGTAGCCCGGGGCGGTGGCGACCACGCGGACGCTCACCCGGTCACCGCGGAGCTTCTTGCGCAGCGTCAGGCGAGGGCTGGTCGAGGTCGCCACCCGACGACCGTCGGCGTACCAGACGTGGGTGACCTTGGTCCCCGGCGCGGCCCAGCACCGCGACCGACTGGCGACGAGGGTGCGGCCGACCTTGGCCTTGCCGGTCAGGGTGACCCGCGAGCACGGGGCGTTGCGGCCCTGCACGACCACCGCGGTGCTCGCGCTCGTGTCGTTCGACGTGGTCGTGTTGGACAGGTCCACCCCGACGCGGACCGAGAGCGAGCGCCCGAGCTGGCTCGCCGTGGGCGCGAAGGTGCGATCCGTGGCCCCGGCGACGGGCCTGCCGTCGGCGAGCCACTGGAAGGTGAACAGGTCGTCGGTGACCGGCATCGGTCCACCGAACCAGTCGTCCTCGACCGTCCACTCCTGCGGGTCCGCCGTGAGGGTCCATCCCACCTTCGGCGTGCCCTTGACGTAGGGCCTCCAGGTGGCGGTGGCTCGGCGCGGGAGGTTGCTGCCGTCGAACCGGACGACGTCGAGTCCGTCGAGGTCACGACCCGCACGGACGTCCACGACCGTGGCCTCGTCCTCGCGCAGCGTCCCGCCGAGCCACATCGCGGGGATGCCCGACCTCTCCTCGGCCGGGACGGCGCGGATCCGGTAGCGGCCGTCACGGACGCCGGCCAGTCGGTAGGAGCCGTCGCTCGCGACAGCGGTGTCGACCTGGTCACCGGCACCGTCGTCGGGGACGGCCGTGACCGTCCACGGCGTGGCGTCCCAGGCGCTGCCGTCGGCCTGGACGAGCCGTCCCGCAAGGTTTGCCCCGGAGTCGTCGGCCGCCGCGGGGCCAGCCACCAGCGCCACTGCCACGAGGACGGGTGCGACCACGACCACGACCATCCGACCCAGGCGTCCGACGCCCCGACCGAACCTCGACCTGCTCGACATGGCGGCCCTCCCCTGCTCTCCGCTCTTGGAGAGTAGGGCGCCCCAGGACGCTGACGCCGCTCCGCGGATCTTTCCGGGACCAAAGCCGGCGAAGTCCATGACCTAGGTCAAGTGGACCGTCCGGCCACGCTCACCAGGGTGAGACGTCGTAGTCCTTGAGGAAGACGCCGTGCACGTCCTCGCCCGCCTCGCCCCGCACGATCGGGTCGTACACGCGCGCCGCACCGTCGACCAGGTCGAGGGGAGCCTTGAAGCCTTCCTCCGCCAGGCGGACCTTCGTGGTGTGCGGCCGTTCGTCGGTGATCCAGCCCGTGTCGACCGCGGTCATGAGGATGCCGTCGGACTCCAGCATCTCGCCCGCGCTCGTGCGCGTGAGCATGTTGAGCGCGGCCTTGCTCATGTTCGTGTGGGGGTGCCCGGGTCCCTTGTACCGCCGGGAGAACTGTCCTTCCATCGCCGAGACGTTCACGACGTACGTGCGCCGCGCGGGAGAGGCCGCGAGCGCAGGCCGCAGGCGGCTGATCAGCAGGAACGGCGCCGTCTGGTTGCACAGCTGGACCTCGAGCAGCTCCAGCGCGTCGACCTCCGAGACGGTCTGCACCCAGCTGTTCGTGTCGACGACGTCGGGCACCAGTCCCCCGGCGTCGATCCGGCTGAGGTCGGCCGACCCCGCGGTAAGCGCTTGCTCCAGACGATGGGTCCGCTCGGTGAGCGCGTCCGCCGTCGAGGCGTCGCCGGCCAGCACGGGGTGCGACTCGACCGAGCCGACGAGTGCGGCGGGGTGCAGGTCGCTCGTGTGGCCAAACGTGACGAGCTCGGGTCCGCCTGTCTCGTAGGTCAGCCCGGGCGGGAGCGGGGCGTCCTCCGCCTCGGCCAGAGGACCGTACGCGCCCGGCGAGCGACGGACGGTCTGCGCCGCGTTGTTGATGAGGATGTCGAGGTGACCACGGGACGCGAGGTCGTCGGCCAGCCCGACCACCTGTGCCGGGTCACGCAGGTCGATGCCCACCACGCGGAGCCGGTGCATCCAGTCGGCGCTGTCGGGCAGCCCGGCGAACCGCCGCACCGCGTCGCGCGGGAACCGGGTCGTGATCGTGGTCTCGGCGCCGTCGCGCAGCAGCCGCAGCGCGATGTACATGCCGATCTTCGCGCGACCGCCGGTCAGCAGCGCCCGACGCCCCGCGAGGTCGGTGCGCGCATCCCGCTTGGCGTGGCTCAGGGCCGCGCACTCCGGGCAGAGCTGGTGGTAGAACGCGTCGACCAGCGTGAACTTGCGCTTGCAGACGTAGCAGCCGCGAGGCACCTGCAGGACCCCGGCGGTCGCTCCGCGGGCCGTGGACGTCAGGGCGATCCCGGCGGTCTCGTCGTCGATGCGCTGCGCCGAGCCCGTGGCGGTCCGCTCCACGACCTCACGATCGGCTGCGGCCGTCGCGTCCCGCGCCGCCTTGCGACGCTGCTTCTTGACGTCCTTGTAGAACCGACCGCAGGCACGACGCAGCGCGACGTACGACGCGTCGTCCTCGGTGAGGTGCTGCGCCTCACCGAGCACCTTCAGGGCGGTGGCGAGCTCCTCGTCGGTGAAGTCGGCCACTCCTGCTACCCGGTGACGGCGCCGTGCGCCGCGGAGCTGACCAGCTTGCGGTACTTGGCGAGCACGCCGGACGTGTACTTCGGGGCCATGGGCTCCCAGCCGACCTTGCGACGCTCGAGCTCGTCGTCGTCGATCTCCACCTCGAGGGTCCGGTTGGCGACGTCGAGCGTGATCGGGTCGCCGTCGGCCACGAAGGCGATCGGTCCACCGTCGACCGCCTCGGGCGCCACGTGCCCGACGCACAGGCCGGTCGTGCCGCCGGAGAAGCGGCCGTCGGTGAGCAGCAGGACGTCCTTGCCCAGGCCTGCGCCCTTGATGGCGCCGGTGATCGCGAGCATCTCCCGCATGCCCGGACCGCCCTTCGGACCCTCGTTGCGGATGACCACGACGTCGCCGGCGGCGATGGTGCCGTCCTCCAGCGCGTCCATGGCGGCGCGCTCGCCGTCGAAGACCCGCGCCGTCCCGGTGAAGACGTCGGAGTCGAAGCCGGCGCTCTTGACCACGGCTCCCTCGGGCGCGAGCGAGCCGCGCAGGATCGTGAGGCCGCCCGTCTTGTGGATCGGTGCGTCGAGCGGGCGGATGATGTCGCCGTCCAGACCCAGGTCGATGTCAGCCAGGTTCTCAGCCATGGTGCGACCGGTGACCGTCATGACGTCGCCGTGCATGAGCCCCGCGTCGAGCAGCGCCTTCATGATCACGGGGATGCCGCCGACCTTGTCGACGTCGTTCATGACGTAGCGGCCGAAGGGCTTGAGGTCGCCCAGGTGGGGCACCTTGTCCCCGACCCGGTTGAAGTCGTCGAGCGTGAGCGGGACGCCGGCCTCGCGGGCGATCGCGAGCAGGTGCAGCACGGCGTTGGTGGAGCCGCCGAGCGCCATGACGACGGTGATGGCGTTCTCGAACGCCTCGAGCGTCATGATGTCGCGTGCGGTGATGCCGCGACGCAGCAGCTCGACGACGGCCTCGCCGGACTTCTCGGCGTAGTCGTCACGACGGCGGTCGGGCGCCGGCGGGGCGGCCGAGCCGGGCAGGCTCATGCCGAGCGCCTCGGCGGCCGAGGCCATCGTGTTGGCGGTGTACATGCCGCCGCACGCGCCCTCGCCCGGGCAGATCGCCCGCTCGATGCGGTCGACCTCCTCGCGGGTGATGAGACCGCGCATGCAGGCGCCGACGGCCTCGAAGGCGTCGATGATCGTGACGTCCTTGCCGTCGACGTTGCCCGGCATGATCGAGCCGGCGTAGAGGAACACGCTGGAGAGGTCGAGCCGGGCGGCGGCCATGAGCATGCCGGGCAGGCTCTTGTCGCAGCCGGCCAGC is part of the Aeromicrobium sp. Leaf245 genome and harbors:
- a CDS encoding acetolactate synthase large subunit codes for the protein MTEQVTRPSTETLTGAQSLVRSLEHAGVEVIFGIPGGAILPAYDPLFDSSIRHVLVRHEQGAGHAAQGYAMVTGRVGVCMATSGPGATNLVTAIADAYMDSVPVVAITGQVSSSLIGTDGFQEADIRGITMPITKHSYLVTDPAEIPRVVAEAFHIAGTGRPGPVLVDIAKDALQAATTFHWPNELALPGYRPTTRPHGKQVREAARLIAAAERPVLYVGGGVIKADAAAELAMLVELTQIPVVTTLMARGAFPDSHELNLGMPGMHGTVAAVAALQKSDLLISLGARFDDRVTGNLDTFAPGAKVIHADIDPAEIGKNREVDVPIVGDCREVIADLVVTLRKQAEETGVQGEYGPWRERMLSTKGRFPVGYDKPSEGLAPQTVIERISAIAGPDATYAAGVGQHQMWSTHFIDFERPRQWLNSGGAGTMGYAVPAAMGAQVGLPDSVVWAIDGDGCFQMTNQELATCAIEGIPIKVAVINNSSLGMVRQWQTLFYEGRYSNTDLNTGPESIGARRIPDFVKLAEAYGCVGLRCDSEDQLDTVIKEAMAITDRPVVIDFVVERDAMVWPMVAAGTSNDDIKIARDMAPEWDDEDL
- a CDS encoding SDR family NAD(P)-dependent oxidoreductase, with product MADFTDEELATALKVLGEAQHLTEDDASYVALRRACGRFYKDVKKQRRKAARDATAAADREVVERTATGSAQRIDDETAGIALTSTARGATAGVLQVPRGCYVCKRKFTLVDAFYHQLCPECAALSHAKRDARTDLAGRRALLTGGRAKIGMYIALRLLRDGAETTITTRFPRDAVRRFAGLPDSADWMHRLRVVGIDLRDPAQVVGLADDLASRGHLDILINNAAQTVRRSPGAYGPLAEAEDAPLPPGLTYETGGPELVTFGHTSDLHPAALVGSVESHPVLAGDASTADALTERTHRLEQALTAGSADLSRIDAGGLVPDVVDTNSWVQTVSEVDALELLEVQLCNQTAPFLLISRLRPALAASPARRTYVVNVSAMEGQFSRRYKGPGHPHTNMSKAALNMLTRTSAGEMLESDGILMTAVDTGWITDERPHTTKVRLAEEGFKAPLDLVDGAARVYDPIVRGEAGEDVHGVFLKDYDVSPW
- the ilvD gene encoding dihydroxy-acid dehydratase, translated to MPSETPESRPAPTPEPGVDIKPRSRDVTDGLEKTAARGMLRAVGMGDDDWVKPQIGVASSWNEITPCNLSLDRLAKSVKTGVHAAGGYPLEFGTISVSDGISMGHEGMHFSLVSREVIADSVETVMMAERLDGSVLLAGCDKSLPGMLMAAARLDLSSVFLYAGSIMPGNVDGKDVTIIDAFEAVGACMRGLITREEVDRIERAICPGEGACGGMYTANTMASAAEALGMSLPGSAAPPAPDRRRDDYAEKSGEAVVELLRRGITARDIMTLEAFENAITVVMALGGSTNAVLHLLAIAREAGVPLTLDDFNRVGDKVPHLGDLKPFGRYVMNDVDKVGGIPVIMKALLDAGLMHGDVMTVTGRTMAENLADIDLGLDGDIIRPLDAPIHKTGGLTILRGSLAPEGAVVKSAGFDSDVFTGTARVFDGERAAMDALEDGTIAAGDVVVIRNEGPKGGPGMREMLAITGAIKGAGLGKDVLLLTDGRFSGGTTGLCVGHVAPEAVDGGPIAFVADGDPITLDVANRTLEVEIDDDELERRKVGWEPMAPKYTSGVLAKYRKLVSSAAHGAVTG